The DNA segment ACTCCAAAACCGACCCCGACACCGCGGCCCACCACCACTCCCAAACCCACGCCGACACCGCGGCCCACGCCGACACCGCGGCCCACGCCCACTCCGGAGCCGACGGTCGACCGCAAGGCCGACGAGAAGGCCAGCGCGCCGATTGTCATCGAAAAATCCGGCAAAGCCGAGGACGAGGGTGAGATTCCTCCGCCGAAGAAGCAGGGGTGGTCCCTCTTCGGTGGTGGCCCGAAATACACTTACCTCACGCCCGCAGTCCGCGCCGCCATCGACAACGCGAAGGTGAAGCGCAACCGCTGGAAATACATCATCGTGCACAACAGTGGAACGCGGCAGGGCAACGCGAAGGCGTTCGACGCCTACCACCGCAATGTGCGCCACATGCAGAACGGTCTCGCCTACCACTTCGTCATCGGCAACGGCCATTCCTCCGGCAACGGCGAGATCGAGATCGGCAGCCGCTGGACCCGGCAAATCAACGGCGGCCACGTCGCCAGCGACTATCTCAACAATATCGCGCTCGGCATCTGCCTCGTCGGCGATTTCAACCGCGACGTGCCGACGAAGACCCAGCTCGCCGCCCTGCAGGAACTCATCACCTACCTCCGCAAGCGCTGCGGCAAGGTGAAGGGCAAGGACATCATCGTGCGCGGCCACAAGCAGATCAACCCCAAGCCCACCGACTGCCCCGGCGACCGCTTCCCGCTGAAGTGGCTGAATCGCACCTTCAAGGATTGATTGCCCGCCAGAAGCGACCAAACGGCCCGCCGCTTCGTATCCCCAGTATGAAAATCGGCATCACCGGCGCCCGGGGATTCATCGGCGGCCATCTCGCGAAGCTCGCCCGCGAACACGGCCATCAGGTCGTCTCGTTCTCGCGGCATCCCGAGCCGCTTCCCGGATTTCTCGAGGCTCGCCCATTCTCCCTCGACACGCCTCCGGATGTCTCCGGTCTCGGCGCCCTCGTTCACCTCGCCGGTGAAAGCATCATGGGCCTGTGGACTCCCGCCAAGAAGCGCCGCATCCGCGAGAGTCGCGTGCAGGGCACCCGCCGCGTCGTGGAAGCCATCGCCGCCGCGCGCTCCGGCCCCTCGGTCTTCATCTGCGGGTCCGCCATCGGCTTTTACGGCGACACCGGCGAGCGGGAAGTCTCCGAGGGCAGCCCGTCCGGCACCGGCTTCCTCGCCGATGTCTGTCAGTCCTGGGAAGCCGAAGCCCGCGCCGCCACGATCCGCACCGTGCGTATTCGCACCGGTTTCGTCCTCGGCCGCGACGGCGGCGCGATGCAACTCGTCGCCCCGGCATTTCGCCTCTGCCTCGGCGGCAACCTCGGCGACGGGCGCCAGTGGATGTCGTGCGTGCATGTCGACGACGTCGCCGGCCTCATCCTCCACGCGATCGAGAGCGAGTCCATCGAAGGCCCACTCAACGCCGTGCTGCCCGATCCGGTGCGAAATGCCGATTTCACGCGCGCCGTTGCCCGCGCCGTCCATCGCCCTGCCATCATTCCGGCGCCCGCATTTGCCCTGAAAATCGGCCTCGGCGAGCTATCCCACCTCCTGCTCGACAGCCAGCGCGTCGTGCCGACGGCCACGCTCGCATCCGGATACCGCTTCCGCCACCCGACCCTGGAGTCCGCCGTCGCCGCAGCCGTCCGCAGCTAGCGCCCGCGGGTTTTCCATTCGCATGGCCCGAAACTTGCGATCACTCTGCGCCCCATGTCCTCTCCGCAAAACATCATCGCAATCGTTTACGATTACGACCAGACCCTCAGTCCGAACTACATGCAGGAGGAGGCGATCTTCCCGCACTTCGGCATCAACTCGAAGAGCTTCTGGGAAAAATGCGGCGAGCTCGTGCAGGGCGAGGGTTACGACAATGAACTCGCCTACATGAAGGTGATGCTCGACTACCTCGGGATGGATCGCCCGACGAATGCGCAGCTGCGCGAGCTCGGATCGAAGCTGAATTTCTATCCCGGCCTGCCCGAGATGTTTTCGGAGTTTCAGAGCGGCCTGCTCACCGCGGAGCACGAGGCGCACGGCATCACGGTCGAGCACTACATCATCTCGTCCGGCATCAAGGTGCTCATCGAAGGCAGCCGGCTCGCGCCGTTCGTGAAGGCCATCTTCGGTTGCGAGTTCGCCGAGGACGCCCACGGCCAGATCACCTTCCCCCGCCGCGTCATCAGCCACACCCAGAAGACGCAATATCTCTTCCGCATCAACAAGGGGATGCTCGACATGTCGCAGGACGTGAACGACCACATGCCGGCCGAGCTGCGGCCCGTGCCGTTCCAGAACATGGTCTACGTCGGCGACGGGCCGACCGACGTGCCCTGCTTCACCGTGATGCGGCGCAATGGCGGCCAGGCCATCGCGGTCTATAATCCCGAGGACCCCACGCGCTCGAGCTTCAAGAAGTGCTACCAGCTCTGCGTCCACGCCGACCGGGTGAAGAACATCGCCCCCTCGGATTTCCGTCGCGGCAGCCACCTGCGCCTCCTGCTCGAAGAGATGGTGCACGAGGTCGCCGACCGCATCGTCCAGCGCCGCCGCTCGGACATCGAGGCTGGCACCGTTCGCGCTCCGAAATTTTAGAGCCTACGGCTCGAGCGTCGGATCGCCGCCCGGCAAGCCGTCGAGAGCCTTCGACGGGATCACGCAGATTTCCGGGCTTTCGTCGATGCGCACGAAGAGTTCGTCGCCCTTCCGCGCGCCAATATGCACCGTCGCCACCGCGCGGCGGCCAGCCGTGGTCTCCGGGGTGTTCTCCGACAGCCACGCATCGAACGCGATTTCGCCCGACGGCGTGGCCAGGCCGGCCGTGCGGAGATTTTCCTCCGTGATCGGCAGGTAGCGACTGACCTTTGCGCCGCTCAGATTCTTCACGACGCGTTCGACGACCTTGTCCTTGACCACACGGCCGTTCGACTTCCAGTCGTCGCCATCGCGCGCGATCGTGCGCTCTTTCGCACCATCGCGCAGGCGAATCGCATCCACCGTATCGAGGTTCAGGTCGAGCAGATGCCGGTCGCGCAGGTTATCGGGATCAAGCGGCAGCAAATCCCACGCTTTCACGGGAAGATGGTAGATGCTGTCGCGGGCGGTAAACTGCGCGAGCACGGTCTTCACGCCCCCGCGGTCCTCCTCCGCACCGATCCGCAGCGCGATCGGCCGCGCCTCGTCCTCGACCTGCATCACGAGTTCGGCCCTCGGCCCGCCCAGGCCATACGCGCTCAGATCGTCGGAATCGTCGGCGACGAAATCGAGAATTTCGAGACCGAGCAAATCCCCGAGCAGCTTCTCAACGGTCGCATCGTCCGCTCGCGCCCGCAGCGGACGCACGATCTCCCAGCCCCGGCCGCCTCGCTCCAACGCGATCTCGCCGCCCGCTCGGCGAATGGAAAACTTGTCGATGCGGTCCGGCGTGAGATTCGTGAGCCGACGGTCGCGAAAATCCTGGGCATTCCGAAACGCGAGGCGCTGCAACTGGTCGCTCACGACAAAGACGTCGTTCGAGTCGGCCCGGCGCACGTAGATACGGCCGTCGCTCGCCGCTTCCTTGCCGAAATAGAGCGCCGGCGCGCCATCGCCGATGAGGTCCAGCTGGCTCTTCGGATTCTCGAGACCGTAGGTGTCGAGATCGTGCGCGTCCCTGAACTCGGAGGCCTTGATCACGTCGAAGACGCGCAGACGCGCCGCAGCCTCGAGCAACTGGCCCACCATCTTCGGCGAGGCCACGTCCTTCGGCTTCGGGCCAATCCACCAGCCGGCATCCCGGCGCTCGAGTTCGTAGCCGTCGTCCCCGGCGGCAACGCGAATCCCCGTGATGGCTCCGGGATTGATCTGCAGCACGAAATCCTTCGTGGCCTCGGCCTCGCGCGTGCTTTTCCAATGCGGCTCGACGAGCAGCAGAAACAGCCCCGCCCCGAGCGCAAGCAGCACGAGCAGAATGGTGGCGACCCTGCTCATGCACGGCGGCGCAGTCCCATGATGATGCCCAGCAGCGCGGCGGCCGCGGGAATGAGGACGAGCACGTAGAGCGCGATGGAGCGCAGTTGGGCCTCGGTGAGGCTGAGCATGTAATTCGTGATGGCGCGCGGCGCTACGCCGGTGAGCTTCGAGCGACCCTCGATCATGCGGTTGATCACGCTCACCATGAAGTCGAGATTGCCCTGGGTGGCGGTGTCGGCAAGCGCGGCATCCTCGATGAACGCGCTGTTGCCGACGACGACCATGCGGGAGGCTGCGATGTCGGTGCGCTCGTCCCGTGCGCCGCCTTTTTCGGCGGAGGCGGCAATGATGACCGGCTGGCCGGTGTCCACCCCGTCGTCGTAGCGCACGCCCTTCTTCTCGGCATCGAGGTAATCGACTTCGCCCCAGTATTGCTCGGCGGCGAGGATGAGCGGACGCACCTGAATGTCCCCCCGCGGCGCGGCGGCGATATCGAGGAAGAGCGACGAAGTTCCTCCGACGAAATAGGCGTTCACGCCGCCGAGCCGCTTCGTAATGGGGCTGTCGGGCATGAAGATGCCCGCCACGCGGTATTCGATGCCGAGCAGGTCGGGCTGCGTGACCGAACGCACGGTGACGAGCACCCTGTCGTTGCGCGGGAAGATGCAGGCGGCGTTGAGCAACTTGCGGAGGTTCGGCGTGTTCGTGCCGGGACGAATCAGGACGACGATGCGGCCGTTGTCCTGCCAGTATTTCTCGAGGATCTCGAGCTCGCGGGAGGAGATGTCGTATTGCGCGCCGACAATGCAGATCGCGTCGGCGTCCTTCGGAATGGCGTCCGCGGCGGCGAGATTCAGGCCGAACGACGCCGCGTTCTGGCGCGTAATGAAATCGTTGAGCCGGGTGAGATCGGCCGGGGGCACCTCGCCGTGGCCCTGGAGAAAATAAATGCGCGACTGCTTCGGATTCAGCAGCTCGATGAACGCGGCGGTGAGCACGGCCTCGCCCTTGAAGGCCTGCAGGCGCGGGGGTTCGCCGGCCGCCATGCCGCTCATGTCGAAATCGCCGAGCTCCCGGATCGGGATGAATTTCGTCCGGCCATCGTAGTCGAGGATGAGCCGGTTCTCGTCGTCGTTGAATTTGTATTTTGTCTGAAGTTCCCGCGCCCGGGAGACATCGCGCGTCGGGTCGACCCATTCGATCTTGAGATTGTCGCGGGCCGAGAACTGGACCTCGGCGAGAAGATTCTCGAGGTCGCCGGCGAGCGAGGACTCCAGCGTGAGGCTGCTCGCCGAGAAATAGACGATGATTGTGGCGGGCTTGTCGAACTGCCGCAGCACCTGCTTCGTCTGCTCGGCGAGGGAAAACCGCTGCGAACGGGAGAAATCCCAGCGCTGGAAGTAATTGAAGCCAATGTTGTTCGCGACGATCACGAGGAACACGACGCAGATCGCCTGGATGACGACGCCGAAGCCGATGCCAGTGCGCGAGAAGCTGGCTTTCGCCGATTTTTTCGATTTGGCCATCGGTCAGACTTTCCAGCGGCGGTATTGAAATACCTGATACGTGAAGAAAAGCACCATGCCGGTGAGGCTGAGATAAAACACCACCGGGCGCGTATCGAAGAGCCCCTGCGAGAATTGCGCCATGTGCTGAATCGGCGAGACGTAGTCCGTCACATCGCGCAGCACCTGGCCGACGCTCGGAAACACCCGCGAGAGATAACTCCAGAGGAAGGGCAGCACGATCATCGCGAAGGACATGATCGCGGCGACGATCTGATTCCGCGTGAGGGCGGAGGTGAAGCAGCCGAGCGAGATGTAGAAAAGCCCGAGCAGCAGCAGCATCGCATACGCGCCGAAGTAGCACCCGGGCGACGGTGCCGCCTGCAGGCCGGTCTGCCATTGGAAGACGGCGAAATAGAGCAGGCTCGGCAGCCAGAGGATCGCGTAGAAGAAGACGGCGCTGAGATATTTCGCGAGCAGCACCTGGATGTCGCGCACGGGCGCGGTCATCAGCGGCTCGATCGTGCCGAGCTTATATTCCTCGGAAAACAGGCGCATCGTGATGAGCGGAAACGGCAGCACGAAGCCAAACCAGAAAAAGACGGTATTGAAATACGCTTCGAAGACCGAGACGAAGGCCGGGCTGCGATTCATCGCGTTGAGCACGGACCAGAAATTGAAGCCCGTGAGCAGGAGGAAGAAAAACAGGATCACGTAGGCGGCGGGCGACCGAAAATACACGGCGACCTCACGGGACCAGAGGGTGAAAAACTTGCGCATGGGGCGGCTATTCGTCCGGGTGAGTGATTTCGGTGAACACGTCCTCGAGGGTGACGCGGTCGCGGCTGAGCTCGCGCACCGGCCAGCCGAGGCGAACCGCCGTGGCGTGAATCTGCTCGCGGGGATCCGCGCCGGGTTCGATGCCAAGGGCGAAGAGCGTCCAGTCACCCTCGGGCATCGCCGACGCGGTTTTCACCCCGGGCAATTCCAGCAGGACGGCCTTTGCCTTTTCCTCGTCGGGCACGCGGGCCTCGAAATGGACGTCGCCGGTCGCGCGCAGGCGAGCGCGGAGGTTTTCCGGTGCATCGGAGGCCTCGATGCGGCCCTTGTTGATGATGATCACCCGAGAGCACGTCATCTCGACCTCGGGCAGGATGTGCGTCGAAATGAGGATCGTGTGGTGGCGGCCGAGATTCTTGATGAGTTCGCGGACCTGCCGAATCTGGTTCGGGTCGAGGCCGATCGTGGGCTCGTCGAGGATGAGCAGGTCGGGCTCGTGCACCATGGCGTCGGCGAGGCCGACCCGCTGCCGGTAGCCCTTCGAGAGGTTGC comes from the Chthoniobacterales bacterium genome and includes:
- a CDS encoding TIGR01777 family oxidoreductase, with amino-acid sequence MKIGITGARGFIGGHLAKLAREHGHQVVSFSRHPEPLPGFLEARPFSLDTPPDVSGLGALVHLAGESIMGLWTPAKKRRIRESRVQGTRRVVEAIAAARSGPSVFICGSAIGFYGDTGEREVSEGSPSGTGFLADVCQSWEAEARAATIRTVRIRTGFVLGRDGGAMQLVAPAFRLCLGGNLGDGRQWMSCVHVDDVAGLILHAIESESIEGPLNAVLPDPVRNADFTRAVARAVHRPAIIPAPAFALKIGLGELSHLLLDSQRVVPTATLASGYRFRHPTLESAVAAAVRS
- a CDS encoding Gldg family protein, with translation MAKSKKSAKASFSRTGIGFGVVIQAICVVFLVIVANNIGFNYFQRWDFSRSQRFSLAEQTKQVLRQFDKPATIIVYFSASSLTLESSLAGDLENLLAEVQFSARDNLKIEWVDPTRDVSRARELQTKYKFNDDENRLILDYDGRTKFIPIRELGDFDMSGMAAGEPPRLQAFKGEAVLTAAFIELLNPKQSRIYFLQGHGEVPPADLTRLNDFITRQNAASFGLNLAAADAIPKDADAICIVGAQYDISSRELEILEKYWQDNGRIVVLIRPGTNTPNLRKLLNAACIFPRNDRVLVTVRSVTQPDLLGIEYRVAGIFMPDSPITKRLGGVNAYFVGGTSSLFLDIAAAPRGDIQVRPLILAAEQYWGEVDYLDAEKKGVRYDDGVDTGQPVIIAASAEKGGARDERTDIAASRMVVVGNSAFIEDAALADTATQGNLDFMVSVINRMIEGRSKLTGVAPRAITNYMLSLTEAQLRSIALYVLVLIPAAAALLGIIMGLRRRA
- a CDS encoding N-acetylmuramoyl-L-alanine amidase — translated: MRKLLPAGVLPVLLFFAAIANFLPVAHSEMTDEQKRALFLRSREDIRPVPRATSTPKPKPTPASRSTPKPKPRSTPRPTPDEEEEPASTPRPKPKATPEEEKESETEKPTPTPKPTPTPRPTTTPKPTPTPRPTPTPRPTPTPEPTVDRKADEKASAPIVIEKSGKAEDEGEIPPPKKQGWSLFGGGPKYTYLTPAVRAAIDNAKVKRNRWKYIIVHNSGTRQGNAKAFDAYHRNVRHMQNGLAYHFVIGNGHSSGNGEIEIGSRWTRQINGGHVASDYLNNIALGICLVGDFNRDVPTKTQLAALQELITYLRKRCGKVKGKDIIVRGHKQINPKPTDCPGDRFPLKWLNRTFKD
- a CDS encoding HAD family hydrolase, with translation MSSPQNIIAIVYDYDQTLSPNYMQEEAIFPHFGINSKSFWEKCGELVQGEGYDNELAYMKVMLDYLGMDRPTNAQLRELGSKLNFYPGLPEMFSEFQSGLLTAEHEAHGITVEHYIISSGIKVLIEGSRLAPFVKAIFGCEFAEDAHGQITFPRRVISHTQKTQYLFRINKGMLDMSQDVNDHMPAELRPVPFQNMVYVGDGPTDVPCFTVMRRNGGQAIAVYNPEDPTRSSFKKCYQLCVHADRVKNIAPSDFRRGSHLRLLLEEMVHEVADRIVQRRRSDIEAGTVRAPKF
- a CDS encoding ATP-binding cassette domain-containing protein, whose amino-acid sequence is MIKVENLTKRYAGFTAVNGISFEVGKGEIVGFLGPNGAGKSTTMKMLSCYLPPTSGRAEIAGYDVFKDSLRARERIGYMPESVPLYNDMRVVEYLKYRASLKGVRGRRMKERVGDVMDLCALKDVERKLVGNLSKGYRQRVGLADAMVHEPDLLILDEPTIGLDPNQIRQVRELIKNLGRHHTILISTHILPEVEMTCSRVIIINKGRIEASDAPENLRARLRATGDVHFEARVPDEEKAKAVLLELPGVKTASAMPEGDWTLFALGIEPGADPREQIHATAVRLGWPVRELSRDRVTLEDVFTEITHPDE
- a CDS encoding DUF4340 domain-containing protein encodes the protein MSRVATILLVLLALGAGLFLLLVEPHWKSTREAEATKDFVLQINPGAITGIRVAAGDDGYELERRDAGWWIGPKPKDVASPKMVGQLLEAAARLRVFDVIKASEFRDAHDLDTYGLENPKSQLDLIGDGAPALYFGKEAASDGRIYVRRADSNDVFVVSDQLQRLAFRNAQDFRDRRLTNLTPDRIDKFSIRRAGGEIALERGGRGWEIVRPLRARADDATVEKLLGDLLGLEILDFVADDSDDLSAYGLGGPRAELVMQVEDEARPIALRIGAEEDRGGVKTVLAQFTARDSIYHLPVKAWDLLPLDPDNLRDRHLLDLNLDTVDAIRLRDGAKERTIARDGDDWKSNGRVVKDKVVERVVKNLSGAKVSRYLPITEENLRTAGLATPSGEIAFDAWLSENTPETTAGRRAVATVHIGARKGDELFVRIDESPEICVIPSKALDGLPGGDPTLEP
- a CDS encoding ABC transporter permease; translation: MRKFFTLWSREVAVYFRSPAAYVILFFFLLLTGFNFWSVLNAMNRSPAFVSVFEAYFNTVFFWFGFVLPFPLITMRLFSEEYKLGTIEPLMTAPVRDIQVLLAKYLSAVFFYAILWLPSLLYFAVFQWQTGLQAAPSPGCYFGAYAMLLLLGLFYISLGCFTSALTRNQIVAAIMSFAMIVLPFLWSYLSRVFPSVGQVLRDVTDYVSPIQHMAQFSQGLFDTRPVVFYLSLTGMVLFFTYQVFQYRRWKV